Proteins from a single region of Corvus moneduloides isolate bCorMon1 chromosome 19, bCorMon1.pri, whole genome shotgun sequence:
- the MRPS7 gene encoding 28S ribosomal protein S7, mitochondrial translates to MAAPSAAGLGWRLRAWLPRMVPVRWSRYNPSYLEPEVKKESYQKPLEELTEEEREQMELKAVQLIKAAPPSLSSSVFSDPMISKFTNMMMKSGNKVLARSLMSQTLETIKRKQLEKYHKAPENEKETIECNPYVIFHQALKNCQPIIGLSNITKGGKTYQVPVPLTDNRKRFLAMKWLITECRENKHRRTMMPEKLSQELLLAFNNEGPVIKRKHVLHKMAEANRAYAHFRWW, encoded by the exons ATGGCGGCGCCCAGCGCGGCGGGGCTGGGTTGGCGGCTGCGGGCCTGGCTGCCCCG GATGGTGCCGGTGAGATGGAGCCGCTACAACCCCAGCTACCTGGAGCCAGAAGTGAAAAAGGAATCGTATCAGAAACCTTTAGAGGAGCTGactgaggaggaaagggaacaAATGGAGCTTAAGGCTGTTCAACTAATCAAAGCtgctcctccctctctctccagtTCCGTGTTCAGCGACCCCATGATTAG TAAATTCACCAATATGATGATGAAGAGTGGAAATAAAGTGCTGGCCAGAAGCCTCATGTCTCAG ACTCTGGAGACCATTAagaggaagcagctggagaagtACCACAAAGCTCCAGAAAATGAGAAGGAGACAATTGAATGCAACCCCTACGTTATCTTCCACCAGGCTCTCAAGAACTGCCAGCCCATCATTGGGCTCAGCAACATCACCAAAGGAGGCAAAACCTACCAG GTGCCCGTCCCACTGACGGACAATCGGAAGCGCTTCCTGGCCATGAAGTGGTTGATCACCGAGTGCAGGGAGAACAAGCACCGCCGGACAATGATGCCAGAAAAgctctcccaggagctgctcctggccttCAACAACGAGGGGCCCGTCATCAAGAGGAAGCACGTCCTGCACAAGATGGCAGAGGCCAACCGGGCATATGCCCACTTCCGCTGGTGGTAG
- the GGA3 gene encoding ADP-ribosylation factor-binding protein GGA3, protein MAEAEGESLESWLNKATNPSNRQEDWEYIIGFCDQINKELEGPQIAVRLLAHKIQSPQEWEAVQALTVLEACMKNCGRRFHNEVGKFRFLNELIKVVSPKYLGDRVSEKVKSKVIELLYSWTVALPEESKIKDAYYMLKRQGIVMFDPVIPADRTLIPSPPPRPKNPVFDDEEKSKLLAKLLKSKNPDDLQEANKLIKSMVKEDEARIQKVTKRMHTLEEVNNNVKLLNEMLVHYSKEDSSEADRELMKELYERCETKRRTLFKLASETEDNDSSLGDILQASDNLSRVINSYKKIIEGQVINGEVDLPGMSVVEGSNSTSNLNTLIDLAGLDVTSTPPPPMPPSSLAPAPSTAPGPAEIPILPPPPQTLAPLRSSSSGQVETAPAQQGSTTNSLSLLDEELLCLGLNDPAPAAGKETSENNQWSMFENEQLDLDFFNPKMVTVACNPAGNPLLHHTSQTTCGTSATLPSAFPASQTAPSIPAPNSAPFVFPAVPAAPAGPPKTIPAAPGYFSSSVGSNMPHKMDALGQLLEEAKGSATQGMATPAVFPGVTLPTTVTPAPLAAPAGLPATASGAPPAPFPSSCTAGSGSPLFQPASFQQQGSPMKAPEISLANVHVPLESIKPSSALPVTAYDKNGFRILLHFARECPPGRSDVLVVVVSMLNTAPLPVRNIVLQAAVPKSMKVKLQPPSGTELSPFNPIQPPAAITQVMLLANPAKEKVRLRYRLTFTLGDQPSTEVGEVDQFPPVEQWGNL, encoded by the exons ATGGCGGAGGCTGAGGGGGAGAGCCTGGAGTCGTGGCTGA ATAAAGCCACCAACCCATCTAACAGGCAAGAAGACTGGGAATACATCATTGGATTCTGTGACCAGATCAACAAGGAACTTGAAGG GCCACAGATAGCTGTGAGACTCCTGGCTCATAAAATCCAGTCACCACAGGAATGGGAGGCAGTCCAAGCCTTGACA GTGCTGGAAGCTTGTATGAAGAATTGTGGGAGAAGATTTCATAATGAAGTTGGGAAGTTTCGCTTTTTAAACGAGTTAATAAAAGTTGTGTCTCCAAAG TACCTGGGAGACCGAGTCTCAGAGAAGGTGAAGTCCAAAGTCATTGAATTGCTGTATAGCTGGACAGTGGCATTGCCAGAGGAATCCAAAATCAAGGATGCCTACTACATGCTGAAGAGACAAG GGATTGTCATGTTTGATCCTGTGATTCCTGCAGACAGAACACTCATTCCTTCTCCACCACCTCGTCCCAAGAACCCGGTGTTTGATGATGAGGAGAAATCCAAG CTTCTAGCCAAgctgctgaaaagcaaaaaccCAGATGATTTACAAGAGGCCAACAAACTTATAAAATCCATGGTAAAAGAG GATGAGGCTCGGATCCAGAAGGTGACAAAGCGCATGCACACGCTGGAGGAGGTGAACAACAACGTGAAGCTGCTGAATGAGATGCTGGTTCATTACAGCAAAGAGGACTCATCAGAGGCCGACAGGGAGCTCATGAAG GAGCTCTATGAAAGGTGTGAAACCAAACGACGGACACTGTTCAAGCTGGCCAGTGAGACAGAGGATAATGACAGCAGTTTGG GGGATATTCTGCAGGCCAGTGACAATTTATCCCGTGTGATAAATTcctataaaaaaataatagaggGGCAAGTGATCAATGGTGAAGTGGATCTCCCTGGGATGTCTGTAGTGGAAG GGAGTAACTCCACCAGTAATCTCAACACCCTCATTGACCTTGCTGGACTGGACGTCACCAGCACCCCGCCACCTCCAATGCCACCCAGCAGCCTGGCaccagcccccagcacagcccctggcccagctgaaatccccatcctccctcctcctccccagacATTGGCACCGCTGCGCAGCAGCTCCTCCGGCCAGGTGGAAACAGCACCCGCTCAGCAGGGCAGCACAACCAACTCCCTGTCCTTGCTGGATGAGGAGCTCCTGTGCTTGG GCCTGAATgacccagcccctgcagcagggaaggagacctcggaaaacaaccaatggagCATGTTTGAG AATGAGCAGTTGGACCTGGATTTCTTTAATCCGAAGATGGTGACTGTTGCTTGCAACCCTGCAGGGAACCCTCTTCTCCATCACACATCACAGACCACGTGTGGGACATCAGCCACGCTGccttctgctttcccagcttcccagactgctcccagcatcccagcaccAAACTCAGCACCATTTGTAtttcctgctgtcccagctgcccctgcaggGCCTCCTAAGACtattccagctgctcctgggtaCTTCAGCTCGTCTGTGGGGAGCAACATGCCACATAAGATGGATGCATTGGGACAACTCCTTGAAGAAGCCAAAGG GAGTGCCACCCAAGGCATGGCGACACCTGCAGTGTTCCCTGGGGTTACTTTGCCAACCACTGTCACCCCTGCCCCATTagcagcacctgcagggctgccagCCACTGCCTCTggagcccctccagctcccttcccaagcagctgcactgctggaTCAGGAAGTCCTCTCTTCCAGCCGGCGTCATTCCAGCAGCAAGGCAGTCCCATGAAAGCACCTGAAATTTCTTTGGCCAACGTCCATGTTCCCTTGGAATCCATTAAACCCA GCAGTGCCCTGCCAGTGACAGCCTACGACAAGAACGGGTTCCGGATCCTGCTGCACTTTGCCAGGGAGTGCCCGCCAGGGCGCTCGGACGTGCTGGTCGTGGTGGTCTCCATGCTGAACACGGCGCCGCTGCCCGTGAGGAACATCGTGCTGCAGGCGGCCGTGCCCAAG TCCATGAAAGTGAAGCTACAGCCACCCTCTGGCACTGAGCTGTCTCCGTTCAATCCCATCCAGCCGCCAGCTGCCATCACTCAGGTCATGCTTCTGGCAAATCCTGCGAAG GAGAAGGTGAGGCTGAGGTACAGACTGACCTTCACCCTGGGAGATCAGCCCAGCACAGAAGTGGGCGAAGTGGATCAGTTTCCCCCGGTAGAGCAGTGGGGGAATCTATGA
- the MIF4GD gene encoding MIF4G domain-containing protein — MGETGKEEYKIQSFDSETQKLLKTALKDPSNVDLEKVANIIVDQSLKDCVFSKEAGRICYTIIQAESKQVGQSIFRRSLLNRLQQEYKDREELRTRSLQAWICYVTFICNIFDYLRVNNMPMMALVNPVYDCLFRLAQPDSLQKEEEVDCLVLQLHRIGEQLEKMNSQRMDELFSLLRDGFLLQEGLSSLSQLLLLEIIEFRAADWKMTDAAQKYYYSEVTD; from the exons ATGGGGGAAACAGGCAAAGAAGAGTACAAAATACAGTCCTTCGACTCCGAGACTCAGAAGCTGCTGAAAACAGCCCTCAAAG aCCCCAGTAACGTGGACCTGGAGAAAGTGGCCAACATTATAGTGGACCAGTCCCTCAAAGACTGTGTGTTCAGCAAGGAGGCTGGGCGCATCTGTTACACCATCATCCAG GCAGAGAGCAAACAAGTTGGCCAGAGCATCTTCCGGAGGAGCCTGCTGAACCGGCTGCAGCAGGAGTACAAGGACAGGGAGGAGCTGCGCACCCGCTCACTCCAGGCCTGGATCTGCTACGTCACCTTCATCTGCAACATCTTCGACTACCTGagg GTGAACAACATGCCCATGATGGCTCTGGTGAACCCTGTGTATGACTGCCTGTTCCGGCTGGCACAGCCCGACAGCctgcagaaggaggaggag GTGGACTGCTTGGTCCTGCAGCTCCACCGCATCGgtgagcagctggagaagatgAATTCCCAGCGGATGGATgagctcttctccctcctccgAGATGGCTTCCTTCTGCAGGAGGGGCTcagctccctgtcccagctcctgctgctggagatcaTCGAGTTCCGGGCTGCTGACTGGAAGATGACGGACGCTGCCCAGAAATATTATTACAGCGAAGTGACGGATTAA